A window of the Equus asinus isolate D_3611 breed Donkey chromosome 20, EquAss-T2T_v2, whole genome shotgun sequence genome harbors these coding sequences:
- the LOC106838810 gene encoding olfactory receptor 2AT4-like, with product METIACNGSEDSSTIFYLMGIPSLPKSLFLPIFFVFFLLYLLILVGNALILMAVVAEPSLHKPMYFFLINLSALDIIFTTTTVPKMLSLLLLGDRLLSFPACFLQMYLFHSFSCSEAFILVVMAYDRYVAICRPLHYPVLMAPQTNAALAAGAWLTALLLPIPAVVQTSHMAFSPVAQVYHCFCDHLAVVQASCSDTTPQTLMGFCIAMVVSFLPLLLVLLSYAHILASVLRISSREGRSKAFSTCSSHLLVVGTYYSSIAIAYVAYRADLPLDFHIMGNVVYAILTPVLNPLIYTLRNKDVKVAITKIACLQYPKNSGKA from the coding sequence ATGGAGACTATAGCCTGTAATGGATCAGAGGACTCCTCCACCATCTTCTACCTTATGGGCATCCCCTCCCTACCAAAATCCCTCTTCCTccctattttctttgtctttttcctcctttaccTGCTCATCCTGGTAGGGAATGCCTTGATCCTCATGGCTGTGGTGGCAGAGCCCAGCCTCCACAagcccatgtacttcttcctgatCAACCTTTCTGCCTTGGACATCATTTTCACCACAACCACGGTCCCCAAGATGCTGTCCCTACTCTTGCTTGGGGACCGCCTCCTCAGCTTCCCTGCCTGCTTCCTGCAGATGTACCTCTTCCACAGCTTCTCCTGCTCTGAAGCCTTCATCCTGGTggtcatggcctatgaccgctatgtagCTATCTGCCGCCCACTGCACTACCCTGTCCTCATGGCCCCACAGACCAACGCTGCCCTGGCAGCTGGTGCCTGGCTcactgccctcctcctgcccatcCCGGCAGTGGTGCAGACCTCCCACATGGCTTTTAGTCCTGTGGCCCAGGTCTACCACTGCTTCTGTGACCACTTAGCTGTGGTCCAGGCCTCCTGCTCTGACACCACGCCCCAGACCCTCATGGGCTTCTGCATCGCCATGGTGGTGtccttcctgccccttctcctggTGCTTCTCTCCTATGCCCACATCCTGGCCTCAGTGCTTCGCATCAGCTCCCGAGAAGGACGCTcaaaagccttctccacctgcagCTCCCACCTCCTGGTGGTTGGCACCTACTACTCATCCATTGCCATAGCCTACGTGGCCTATAGAGCTGACCTGCCCCTCGACTTCCATATCATGGGCAATGTGGTGTATGCTATCCTCACACCTGTCCTCAACCCTCTCATCTACACACTGAGGAACAAGGATGTCAAAGTAGCCATCACCAAAATAGCATGTCTCCAGTACCCAAAGAATTCTGGGAAAGCCTGA